In Juglans regia cultivar Chandler chromosome 5, Walnut 2.0, whole genome shotgun sequence, the following are encoded in one genomic region:
- the LOC108982703 gene encoding protein FAR1-RELATED SEQUENCE 5-like: MGNGKEQPTTQTLSNSNPPSEAIPSTSPNIPNYMPGYFGPVPTWSPTFLPYPNAGYPFHHIIEPPTPISNTSSATSRIVGSEDNKPDGGETEVPCTSPQVEECTEDRPSPMEPGDGSAEKSQNVQVEHDDTIEEPKSGMEFNSFEDLLSYYKEYGKRSRFGVMTKWTERGEDESVRWVTLTCARSGKAQNRTLNVANPRPTGKTECKAKINALREVSDAVKRVLDTNDLAGIRTNKSYRSLVVGAGGFENLLFLEKDCRNYIDKARHLRLGAGGAGALRDYFLRMQYKNPGFFYMMDIDDEGRLKNVFWADPHSRAAYQDFGDVVTFDTTYLTNRYGMPFAPFVGVNHHGQSILLGAGLISSEDTETFVWLFETWLQCMDGIAPKAIITDQDRAMKNAIAIVFPKARHRFCLWHILKKVPEKLCSYSSYKTGMKNALMKCVYDTQLVDEFEKCWDQLINTYNLHENAWLQSLYVERDHWIENENLANFQSFNATIPCISRSLIKKRFQELYTNAKFKEVQQQVNGIIDLNPKLHKSDGAVKTYMVEDEVCLEEFTKLVTHFVDFSDKDAVAKCSCGLLEMRGIFCRHILAMITHAAGSKDHTEDARTKLYAMIDLYRANQGPPSMTQIGSNVDSTAKDTTVDGSREVRSPRVVRGKGRPPSLRRASRMEIDMRKAKAKTKKAPAKGKRKEAVPERESVAVDVIGTES, from the exons ATGGGAAACGGGAAAGAACAGCCAACTACGCAGACATTATCTAACTCAAATCCCCCATCCGAG GCCATACCATCAACTAGTCCAAACATCCCAAATTACATGCCTGGTTACTTTGGACCAGTGCCTACGTGGTCACCGACTTTTCTACCATATCCG AATGCTGGTTACCCATTTCATCATATCATCGAACCTCCGACTCCTATCAGCAATACAAGCTCCGCCACAAGCAGAATAGTTGGTTCAGAGGATAATAAACCTGATGGTGGGGAAACTGAAGTGCCATGTACAAGTCCACAAGTTGAAGAATGTACTGAGGATAGACCAAGTCCTATGGAACCTGGTGATGGCAGTGCTGAGAAATCTCAGAATGTCCAAGTGGAGCATGATGATACAATTGAGGAGCCAAAATCAGGAATGGAGTTTAATTCCTTTGAAGATTTATTAagttattataaggaatatggTAAAAGGAGCAGGTTTGGGGTGATGACGAAGTGGACCGAGAGGGGAGAAGATGAGTCAGTTAGATGGGTCACCCTTACTTGTGCTCGCAGTGGGAAGGCGCAGAATAGGACGTTGAATGTTGCCAACCCACGTCCGACAGGGAAAACtgaatgtaaggcaaagattaatgccttaag agaagttagTGATGCCGTAAAAAGGGTCCTCGATACAAATGATTTGGCTGGCATCCGAACGAATAAGAGTTACagatctcttgttgttggcgcGGGTGGATTCGAGAACCTCCTATTTTTGGAAAAGGATTGTCGTAATTATATTGACAAGGCCAGACATTTACGACTTGGagcaggtggtgctggagcgctGCGAGATTACTTTTTAcggatgcagtacaaaaatcctGGGTTCTTTTATATGATGGATATAGATGATGAGGGGAGGTTAAAGAACGTCTTCTGGGCAGACCCCCATAGTAGAGCAGCGTACCAAGATTTTGGTGACgtggtcacattcgacaccacatacctAACGAATcgatatgggatgccctttgcaccatttgttggtgtaaaccaccatggacaGTCAATTTTGTTGGGGGCAGGCCtgatttccagtgaggataccgagacctttgtgtggttattcGAGACATGGTTGCAATGCATGGATGGTATCGCTCCGAAGGCTATTATCACTGATCAGGAtagagcgatgaaaaatgcGATCGCAATTGTTTTCCCAAAAGCCCGACATAGATTTTGTCTTTGGCATATACTAAAGAAAGTCCCCGAGAAGCTTTGCTCATATAGTTCGTACAAAACTGGGATGAAAAAtgcattgatgaaatgtgtCTATGACACCCAACttgttgatgagtttgagaaatgttgggatcAGTTGATTAACACATACAACTTACATGAGAATGCGTGGTTGCAAAGCTTATATGTTGAGCGTGACCATTGG attgagaatgaaaatcttGCGAACTTCCAGTCATTTAATGCCACAATCCcctgcatatctagatctcTGATTAAAAAGAggtttcaagagttgtacacaaatgctaaatttaaGGAAGTTCAGCAGCAAGTCAACGGCATCATTGACTTGAATCCAAAGTTACATAAAAGTGATGGTGCAGTAAAAACATATATGGTAGAGGATGAAGTTTGTTTAGAAGAGTTCACTAAGCTGGTTACCCATTTTGTGGACTTTAGTGACAAAGATGCAGTTGCAAAGTGCTCTTGTGGATTACTTGAGATGAGGGGGATATTCTGTCGACATATTTTGGCC ATGATTACTCACGCAGCGGGTTCGAAAGATCATACTGAGGATGCGAGAACTaagttatatgcaatgattgatttgTATCGTGCCAATCAAGGACCCCCATCCATGACTCAAATTGGTTCCAATGTTGATAGTACGGCAAAGGACACTACGGTCGATGGTTCTAGGGAAGTACGTAGTCCGCGTGTTGTGCGAGGTAAAGGCAGACCTCCATCTCTAaggagagcatccaggatggagataGACATGCGGAAAGCTAAAGCAAAGACTAAGAAAGCACCAGCAAAGGGGAAGCGTAAAGag GCTGTTCCAGAAAGAGAAAGCGTGGCTGTAGACGTTATTGGAACCGAATCTTGA